CAAGGGGGGCAGGACGCCAAGGTCGAGCTTGTGCTGTTTGACCTTGATGGCACATTAATCGACTCGAAGGTGGATATCGCAAATTCGGTGAATTACACACTGAGAGATTTGGCGTTGCCGCAACGGTCTCTTGAGGAAATCTTCAGTTTCGTTGGCGATGGGGTGAAGCGGCTCTTGCGGCTGTCGGTCGGCGAGGACAATCTTGAGTTGTATGAACGGGCGCTTCGGATTTTTCGCGAACACTACCTCACGCATTGTCTCGATACGACAACGTTCTACCCGGAGATGGGAGAAATCCTTTCGCATCTCAACGGCCAAGGCCAATGTGCGATTGTGACGAACAAGACGATGGAGTATACGATGGAAATCGTCAAGGGTCTTGGTGCCATCGAAAGCTTTTCCGCGATTGAGAGCCCTCGAAATAGTTCAGACCTCAAGCCTGATCCTGGTATGCTGTTGCGCGTCTTGGAAAAGCTGGCCATTTCACCAGAACGGACCATAATGGTCGGCGACAGTACGAATGACGTGAGAGCCGCTCAGGCGATTGGAGTCAAGGTCTGCGCCGTCGGGTATGGTTACGGAAACCCGGAAAAAGTGAAGGCGTTGAAGCCAGATTTTTACTGCGAACAACCGACTGATTTGCGTCATTTGCTGGTCGGGTCCTGAAAACCTCCTCTCGAAATCCCTTCCGGTTCAGCGCAGGAAAGCCGGTAGCTTGCTCTGTATAAGATGAAATCGCCGGGTGAGGCCCAAAAGGGTTTCACTCGTATCGCCAGAAAGACAACACCCCCGATTGTCTCGCCGTCCTGTTTTGAGTATGATGAGCCAGATTTTGCAGTCCATTTCGTCTACAAAAACTAATCTCATATGATGGGGGAAT
The genomic region above belongs to Nitrospirales bacterium and contains:
- a CDS encoding HAD-IA family hydrolase → MMTLQGGQDAKVELVLFDLDGTLIDSKVDIANSVNYTLRDLALPQRSLEEIFSFVGDGVKRLLRLSVGEDNLELYERALRIFREHYLTHCLDTTTFYPEMGEILSHLNGQGQCAIVTNKTMEYTMEIVKGLGAIESFSAIESPRNSSDLKPDPGMLLRVLEKLAISPERTIMVGDSTNDVRAAQAIGVKVCAVGYGYGNPEKVKALKPDFYCEQPTDLRHLLVGS